GAaagtgagggaagggggaggctgGGTGGGCGGGCGGAGGGAAAGGAGAGGGTCGAGGATGGATGAGGGAGGGTATATGGGTCGAGGAAGAGTGTCTGTATGGGAGGGAGGGATAAAGTTAACCACAGAAATGGTGGAAGTTCTGTTGCCACGGTTCTGAGGTTTTCAAACTCCCCTCCGCCCACCGGACTCACTTGAGGAATTCAGGCCCTGCTTTAGGATCTCCACTTATCCCCaccccctcctcatccccatccctCTGGCACCGTGATCCAGAATTTCTCAGACagtcctctctctcctttcccctctccccgcctCTCCTAGAATCTCCTTTTGTGCTGGGTTTCATTCGCAGTCTCCTGGAGACTTCAGACAACACACACGAAAcgatggaggatctcagcaggtcatgcagcatctatggaaaagataaagagtcaactgtttatttccacccccccccccccaccaccaccaccacctcccccaTAGATGCTTCTTGACTTGCTgatgctcctccagcattttgtgtgtggctctggatttcctgcagctGAAGGTTTGTGGAGCTGGTTACACACAGTGGCCAGTGGCCAGTGTTTATACGCAGACAGATGGATGAAGAAACCAATTGACCCATGCCAACCAAACATGTACCACAACAAGGGCTAAAAATTAACACTTACTTTAATTAGTAAacaccacaaactctctctctctctacaggcGCCAGGCCACAGTTTAGACAAGACTCAAAATTCATCTCGAAATGAATTAGCAGCTGGCGTGGTTTAGCGACATGATTTAACTTCCACGGCGGTTTAGGGTCCCTCCCAATCCTTCCTCACTCGGTCTGTGGCCGAAGGAGCCAATCCAAACAAACACTACTGTCCCACATGGCGGCCATTTGAGGTCCCAGTGAAGATTCGGTCTGGTCCTGGCGATGAATGTTGGGCCGCCTCCCTCCAGCCCAGATCGCAGTCTTTCCAAGTCTTGAGGGCATCTACCTTCCCGCGCCATTCCTCCTCTGGAACTGTCCGTACCACTTTAATATTCCCATGGTGAGGCGTGGGGTTTATTTGAAGCTTGGGCGCCATAAAACGAAAATAAAACATCCCAAAAATCGCAGTTCACTGGGAGGAAACACTCGATAGATTCCCCATATGGACACAATTACTTTGGTCCCGCGCCTGTGCGGAAACTCAAAACAGCATTGTCCCTACCCCGAGCTGGCGTTCTGCTTGAAGTTCCAGGCAGCCGAGCAGCGAGGGAGAAGACATTCGGGATGATTGTGACAGCGCGGTTAGAGTGTTCTGTCTTTCAGCACAACCGTGCCGGACTGTAATCCTGTTCATAAGTGCTTAAACCAAGCCTTTGGTATGACAGTTTCTGGATAAACTAAACCAGAATGGGCAGGTGTATCGGCTCTCTACGCCCGGAAAAGTCGCTGGGGTCCCCACCCCTCGCCTTGTGCCCCAACTCAGATTTCCCGAGGAAGATGCGGAGGGTCGGTAGCGGGGTCTTACAAGGTGCAGGTCCGGCGTGTTCGCTTGGTTCACCAGGGCGCATCAGCGGGGGGAGGTGGGCGCCGCGATAGACAGCTCGGGCCCCGCAGGCAGCCGCTGACGCCCACCAACCCCTCGAGCAGCCGCTTAAAGTCCCAGTGAAGGCAGGGGTACTTGTGGCACAGGAGATCCCACAGTTCCTCCTTCCGCAGGCCGTAGATGACGGGGCTGATGCACTGAGCCAGGCTGAAGAAGGCGAAGTTGGCCACCTCGAAGCGAGCCCTGGTGCACTGGTCGAGTTTGCCCGCTTGCGCCAACACCTGCAGGAAGAAGGTGATGAAGGTGGGGATGATATAGACCGACAGCTGCACGCCGTGCATCAGGATGGTACTGCGGGCGCGCCGGTTGCGCCTGTTCAGCGTCCCGATGCGCCAGCTCTCCGCCAGGATcttgaggtagctgaagagaatgAGGAGGGTGCAGACTCCTATCAGCAGGATCTTCGATGTCTGTTTCATGTTGTGACTGGAGGCGAGGTGCGAGGACGAGCAGCGCTTGGCCGGTCCTGGACCCGGCCCCGGCCCTTGCTGCGCCCGGGGACCCACCTGCTGGCACACGAGGATGAGCGGGATCACCGATGAGCAGAACCAGATGAGCGGGCAGAGGAACCAGACCGAGTGGCGGGCGCAGAAGGCGCTGTACTTGAGCGGGTGACAGATGGCCAAGTAGCGGTCGACAGCCATCAGGGTTAGGGTCAGCAGGATGGAGGAGCCGCTGACCATGAGGGCGAGCAACAGTGCTAGGCACCAGGACGCGGAGACGGCGGCGCGCAGGTAGGTCAGCAAGTAGAAGGAGCTGCTCAGGCCGAAATAGACAACCCCGGAGAGTAGGAGATGGAGCAGTAAGACGAAGCGGGCCTGCGAGCGCAGGCGGTCCTCGCTCAGGATGGTGGAGTTGATCACCAGGTTGAAGAAAGCCAGGAGAACGAAGGAGGTGACAGAGGCGAAGACACGCACCTCCACCAGGTGCTCCTCAGCGCCCGAGCAGTTCCCCGACACGTTCATCGTCAGCCGAGCCCCAGAGACGGAACATCAGTCTCCCTCCCGGCTTCAggtccccttctctctctctctcacacgcacgcTTCCGCTCTGTGACAGAAACCACACAACAGCAAGTTTAAGACGAGTATTAACACTTTCAGTGCCTTGCCAGCAGGCTGGCTGGTTTCGCTCACAATGTTAACCCGAAGGTTTCCGCTCGTTACGCCCACCAGTTTGAAACAGGCTAAAAATTACCAACGAGTCCTCCTGGGGATGTTATCAAAATCCACCGCCAATTCACGTAGATAGATACGATTGGACAAGCCTGTAGATGGGAAAGGATTAGATGAGTGTGGGCCAAACGCGGTCAAATGGGACTAATGTCCAGGAacggaaaagtctacagaaagtaaTGGATGCGGCCCAGGCAAACCCCTCCCCCGCCGGTGAGGACATCAACAAGGAGAACTGCAACGAGAAAGCAACACCCGTTGTcaatgaccctcaccatccaggccttactctcttctcgctgccaccatcggacaggaggtacaggagccttaggtcccacaccaccagttttaggaacagttattaccttagaGATATAAAGTTCCCAGACTGGCGTGGATAATTTCACAGGCCTCAACActgactgattccacaacctacagactcattttcaaggacactacaactcatgctctcggTATTACTTATATATTTGCAAATTCTGTCCTTTGCACATTTATTAGGGTATAgtctttcataaattctatagtatttcattatttcctgtaaatgcctgcaagaacatgaaCCCCTAGATTTATTGGTGATATAAACctgcttagataataaatttactttgaccaccTTAGACAGAGTCACAGGTACACTGGGGGACACTGGCATTGCCAGCTAACAGAGTCACAGGTACAGCAGGGAACACTGGCATTCCCAGTTATTCTGTTACCATCCCTTCAGcatttctttttgcattactttggACTGCTCTACAATTCTACAAACTGTTCTACCATTCATCCTGATCCTCGCAACATTGCTCTTTTGTTATTATTTACTGTTGTGGCTTCATCTGAAGAAGGAATTACCCTTCACTCCAGTGTGCATGACAATAAAATCTCTTCTAATTGAACCAACCTCTATCAGTCATCTTTGTCAtctcctcaaaaatttcaatcagctttgaagccatgctgactgttcctaataaGCACTCGCTTTTCCAAATATGAGTAGATCCTGTCGCATAGCTTTCCCACCGCTGATGTGAGGCTCAGGGGCCAATAAATTCCTGGATTATCTCTAAAGCTCTTTTAGTACAAAGGAACAATATTTACTGTGTGCCCAGCACACGGATGCACCCACAAGGAAGGCACACCAGAGTCTTTTCTTTCTTCAGGTGTTAAGGAGGTTTGGctcatgcagaggagattcacttgaatgctgcctggatttgagagcaTGACTGATGATAAAAGGTTGAATAGTTTtgggcttttcactttggagcaaaggaaaatgagaggtgactcgatagaggtgtatagtATCATAAGAGGTGGAcagacagagactttttcccagggcagaaat
The DNA window shown above is from Mobula birostris isolate sMobBir1 chromosome 5, sMobBir1.hap1, whole genome shotgun sequence and carries:
- the LOC140197925 gene encoding olfactory receptor 4M1; translation: MNVSGNCSGAEEHLVEVRVFASVTSFVLLAFFNLVINSTILSEDRLRSQARFVLLLHLLLSGVVYFGLSSSFYLLTYLRAAVSASWCLALLLALMVSGSSILLTLTLMAVDRYLAICHPLKYSAFCARHSVWFLCPLIWFCSSVIPLILVCQQVGPRAQQGPGPGPGPAKRCSSSHLASSHNMKQTSKILLIGVCTLLILFSYLKILAESWRIGTLNRRNRRARSTILMHGVQLSVYIIPTFITFFLQVLAQAGKLDQCTRARFEVANFAFFSLAQCISPVIYGLRKEELWDLLCHKYPCLHWDFKRLLEGLVGVSGCLRGPSCLSRRPPPPADAPW